Proteins encoded within one genomic window of Sphaerotilus montanus:
- a CDS encoding class I SAM-dependent methyltransferase, whose translation MPNPSAWIRRHAGLIPNLDNGASVLDLACGSGRHVRWLAARGAQVTAVDRDAAALATLHGVAAEVMLVDIENGPWPLPGRTFDAVVVTNYLWRPLLPAIVASVAPGGVLLYETFAHGNASVGKPSRPDFLLQPGELLDRVRPELRVVAYEDGFLDSPPRFVQRIAAVRQTIADTSANPERWPLPDS comes from the coding sequence ATGCCGAACCCCTCTGCCTGGATCCGCCGCCATGCCGGCCTGATCCCGAACCTGGACAACGGCGCCTCTGTGCTGGATCTGGCCTGCGGCAGCGGCCGCCATGTGCGCTGGCTCGCGGCGCGTGGCGCGCAGGTCACGGCGGTCGACCGGGATGCCGCGGCCTTGGCCACGCTGCACGGCGTTGCGGCGGAGGTGATGCTGGTCGACATCGAGAACGGTCCCTGGCCATTGCCGGGCCGCACGTTCGACGCCGTCGTCGTCACGAACTACCTGTGGCGACCGCTGCTGCCGGCGATCGTCGCCAGCGTGGCGCCGGGCGGCGTGCTGCTGTACGAGACCTTCGCGCACGGCAATGCCAGCGTGGGCAAGCCGTCGCGGCCTGATTTCCTGCTGCAGCCGGGCGAGTTGCTCGACCGGGTCCGACCGGAACTGCGGGTCGTCGCTTACGAAGACGGCTTCCTCGACAGCCCGCCGCGCTTCGTTCAACGCATCGCCGCCGTGCGCCAGACCATCGCCGACACGTCAGCCAACCCGGAGCGGTGGCCCCTGCCCGACAGTTAG
- a CDS encoding MFS transporter has product MRASHPPPSAHAPARLSMVQVLLCGALIVTLSMGIRHGFGLWLAPITMERGWTRQTFAFAMAVQNLSWGLAGPIAGMLADRYGAFRVLMGGSLLYAGGLVLMSQATTGPAFIASTGLLIGMAQSGTTYAVVYGVIGRQIDPMKRSWAMGVAAAAGSFGQFLMVPVENWLIGHLGWQQALVLLGCAALVIIPLAWGLREPQQAGGPTRPQQSIGAALREAMGYRSFQLLMAGYFVCGFQVVFIGVHMPSYLKDHGMAPEVATTALALIGLFNVIGTYAAGSLGQRMAKRHILSAIYLARSVVIVAFLAAPLTPTSVYLFAAVMGVLWLSTVPPTNAVVAQIFGVQYLSMLGGFVFLSHQVGSFLGVWLGGLLYDRTGSYDIVWGIAVALGVFAALVNLPVRETAIARPMAQPA; this is encoded by the coding sequence ATGCGCGCTTCACACCCACCCCCTTCCGCCCACGCACCAGCCCGCCTCTCGATGGTGCAGGTGCTGCTGTGCGGCGCCCTCATCGTCACGCTGTCGATGGGCATCCGCCACGGCTTCGGGCTGTGGCTGGCACCCATCACGATGGAGCGTGGCTGGACGCGCCAGACCTTCGCCTTCGCGATGGCAGTGCAGAACCTGTCCTGGGGTCTGGCCGGTCCGATCGCCGGCATGCTGGCGGACCGCTACGGTGCCTTCCGCGTGCTCATGGGCGGCAGCCTGCTCTACGCGGGCGGGCTGGTGCTGATGTCGCAGGCCACGACCGGGCCCGCCTTCATCGCCAGCACCGGACTGCTGATCGGCATGGCGCAATCCGGTACGACGTACGCGGTGGTCTACGGCGTGATCGGGCGCCAGATCGACCCGATGAAGCGTTCGTGGGCCATGGGCGTGGCCGCAGCGGCCGGCTCGTTCGGCCAGTTCCTGATGGTGCCGGTCGAGAACTGGCTGATCGGGCACCTCGGCTGGCAGCAGGCGCTGGTGCTGCTGGGCTGCGCCGCGCTGGTCATCATCCCGCTGGCCTGGGGCCTGCGCGAGCCGCAGCAGGCGGGTGGCCCGACGCGCCCGCAGCAGAGCATCGGCGCCGCGCTGCGCGAGGCGATGGGCTACCGCAGCTTCCAGTTGCTGATGGCGGGCTATTTCGTCTGCGGCTTCCAGGTGGTCTTCATCGGCGTGCACATGCCCAGCTACCTGAAGGACCACGGCATGGCACCCGAGGTGGCCACGACGGCGCTGGCACTGATCGGCCTGTTCAACGTGATCGGCACCTACGCGGCCGGCTCGCTCGGCCAGCGCATGGCCAAGCGGCACATCCTGTCGGCGATCTACCTGGCGCGCTCGGTGGTGATCGTCGCCTTCCTGGCCGCGCCGCTGACGCCGACGAGCGTCTACCTGTTCGCGGCCGTGATGGGCGTGCTGTGGCTGTCCACCGTGCCGCCCACCAACGCGGTGGTCGCGCAGATCTTCGGCGTGCAGTACCTGTCGATGCTGGGCGGCTTCGTGTTCCTGAGCCACCAGGTCGGCTCCTTCCTGGGCGTCTGGCTGGGCGGCCTGCTGTACGACCGCACCGGCAGCTACGACATCGTCTGGGGCATCGCCGTGGCGCTGGGCGTGTTTGCCGCGCTGGTGAACCTGCCCGTGCGCGAAACCGCTATCGCCCGTCCGATGGCCCAGCCGGCATGA
- a CDS encoding DNA topoisomerase IV subunit B: protein MATKTPTSTSPAAYGEASIRVLKGLEPVKQRPGMYTRTENPLHMVQEAIDNAADEALAHHGKRIGVTLHTDGSVSVEDDGRGIPFGLHPDEGVPVVEIVFTRLHAGGKFDKGSGGAYSFSGGLHGVGVSVTNALATRLQVTVWREKQVATLAFAGGDVVEPLVIRPAGPPSSGDRKQGTTVRVWPDPKYFESPELPKHELVHLLRSKAVLMPGVTVTLTHEKTGEVQTWLYQGGLRDYLAQHLNGEPLIPLFEGAQYASSGADETFAEGEGAAWCVSFSEEGANLRESYVNLIPTIAGGTHEAGLKDGLFQAVKGFVEMHALCPKGVKLMPDDVFGRASFVLSAKVLDPQFQGQTKERLNSRDALRLVSSFVKPTLELWLSQHVEHGKKLAELVIKQAQARQRAGQKVEKKKGSGVAVLPGKLTDCESRDLAMNEVFLVEGDSAGGSAKMGRNKETQAVLPLRGKVLNAWEVERDRLFANNEIHDIAVAVGVDPHGPNDQPDLSGLRYGKICILSDADVDGSHIQVLLLTLFFRHFPRLVENGNIFIAKPPLYRVDASARGKKPAAKFYALDEGELQAILDKLRKEGARDGSWSISRFKGLGEMNAEQLWETTLNPDTRRLMRVECGALGVTETTAALTRLMGKGEAASRRELMELHGDAVDVDV from the coding sequence ATGGCCACCAAGACCCCGACTTCCACTTCCCCCGCCGCCTATGGCGAAGCCTCGATCCGCGTCCTGAAAGGGCTGGAGCCGGTCAAGCAGCGCCCGGGCATGTACACCCGCACCGAGAACCCGCTGCACATGGTGCAGGAGGCGATCGACAACGCCGCCGACGAGGCACTCGCCCACCACGGCAAGCGCATCGGCGTGACCCTGCACACCGACGGCTCGGTCAGCGTCGAGGACGACGGCCGCGGCATCCCCTTCGGCCTGCACCCGGACGAAGGCGTCCCGGTGGTCGAGATCGTCTTCACCCGGCTGCACGCGGGCGGCAAGTTCGACAAGGGCTCGGGCGGCGCCTACAGCTTCTCGGGCGGCCTGCACGGCGTGGGCGTGTCGGTGACCAACGCGCTGGCGACCCGGCTGCAGGTGACGGTGTGGCGCGAGAAGCAGGTCGCGACGCTCGCCTTTGCTGGCGGCGACGTGGTCGAGCCGCTGGTGATCCGCCCGGCCGGTCCGCCCTCGTCGGGCGACCGCAAGCAGGGCACGACGGTGCGCGTCTGGCCGGACCCGAAGTACTTCGAATCGCCAGAGCTGCCCAAGCACGAGCTGGTGCACCTGCTGCGCAGCAAGGCGGTGCTGATGCCGGGCGTGACCGTCACGCTCACGCACGAGAAGACCGGCGAGGTGCAGACCTGGCTGTACCAGGGCGGCCTGCGCGACTACCTGGCGCAGCACCTGAACGGCGAGCCGCTGATCCCGCTGTTCGAGGGCGCGCAGTACGCCAGCAGCGGCGCCGACGAGACTTTCGCGGAAGGCGAGGGTGCCGCTTGGTGCGTCTCCTTCAGCGAGGAGGGCGCCAACCTGCGCGAGAGCTACGTCAACCTGATCCCGACGATTGCCGGCGGCACGCACGAGGCGGGGCTGAAGGACGGGCTGTTCCAGGCGGTCAAGGGCTTTGTCGAGATGCATGCGCTGTGCCCCAAGGGCGTGAAGCTGATGCCGGACGACGTGTTCGGCCGGGCCAGCTTTGTGCTGTCAGCCAAGGTGCTCGACCCGCAGTTCCAGGGCCAGACCAAGGAGCGCCTGAACAGCCGGGACGCGCTGCGGTTGGTGTCGTCGTTCGTGAAGCCGACGCTGGAGCTGTGGTTGAGCCAGCACGTCGAGCATGGCAAGAAGCTGGCCGAACTGGTCATCAAGCAGGCGCAGGCGCGCCAGCGCGCCGGACAGAAGGTCGAGAAGAAGAAGGGCTCCGGTGTCGCCGTGCTGCCCGGCAAGCTGACGGACTGCGAGAGCCGCGACCTGGCGATGAACGAGGTCTTCCTCGTCGAGGGCGACTCGGCCGGCGGCAGCGCCAAGATGGGCCGCAACAAGGAGACGCAGGCCGTGCTGCCGCTGCGCGGCAAGGTGCTCAATGCCTGGGAGGTCGAGCGCGACCGGCTCTTCGCCAACAACGAGATCCATGACATCGCGGTGGCGGTGGGCGTCGATCCGCACGGCCCCAACGACCAGCCCGACCTGTCGGGTCTGCGCTACGGAAAGATCTGCATCCTCAGCGACGCGGACGTGGACGGCTCGCACATCCAGGTGCTGCTGCTGACGCTGTTCTTCCGCCATTTCCCCCGGCTGGTCGAGAACGGCAACATCTTCATCGCCAAGCCACCGCTGTACCGGGTGGACGCTTCCGCCCGCGGCAAGAAACCGGCCGCGAAGTTTTACGCACTCGACGAAGGTGAATTGCAGGCGATACTTGACAAACTGCGCAAGGAAGGGGCTCGCGACGGTTCATGGAGCATCAGCCGTTTCAAGGGGCTGGGTGAAATGAATGCCGAGCAGCTCTGGGAAACCACGCTGAATCCGGACACGCGCCGGCTGATGCGGGTGGAGTGCGGTGCACTGGGTGTGACCGAGACGACCGCGGCGCTGACCCGCTTGATGGGCAAGGGTGAAGCGGCCTCTCGGCGCGAACTGATGGAGCTGCACGGTGATGCAGTGGACGTCGATGTCTGA
- a CDS encoding mechanosensitive ion channel — protein sequence MKSGRLLAGDGGGEMEQFNGVVGSLAAGLGPYAPKVIGALVLVLVAWIGSRLVRTAVTRLCQKRGLDEKLQSPGFSAMLANVGVGVVWLFTLPGLLETLELKGLLDPVNVMVSRIMGFVPNLVGTIVVFGIGFLVARIVRQIVTGMLRAAGSEKMAERMGLTTSLGEGGLAGLVGSMVFAFIMLPVLAASLEPLGLDAVTKPVSNLLDTVIALIPKVTASAVIVAVAALIGRAVAGITTGVLSGMGFNRLSQHLGLGEMGRAGARTPSELAGSVVMFAIVIVAVMQACEVLGFAILTTLVANLGAVMAGVAVAGVVMIGGLWLSNWVAGLIRAGSAVNAPALANLVRGAILFFTAALALRQAGLPGDIVGIAFGSVVGAIAVGVAVAVGVGGRHVAGRLLEEAVQALRTEPPPSDAPPIRFPD from the coding sequence ATGAAGTCCGGCCGGTTGCTGGCCGGTGATGGGGGTGGAGAGATGGAGCAGTTCAATGGTGTGGTGGGATCGCTGGCGGCCGGACTGGGGCCTTACGCGCCCAAGGTGATCGGTGCGCTGGTGCTGGTGCTGGTCGCGTGGATCGGCAGCCGGCTGGTGCGCACCGCGGTCACGCGGTTGTGCCAGAAGCGCGGGCTGGACGAGAAGCTGCAGTCACCAGGCTTCTCGGCGATGCTGGCCAATGTCGGCGTCGGGGTGGTCTGGCTGTTCACGCTGCCGGGGTTGCTGGAGACGCTCGAACTCAAGGGTCTGCTCGACCCGGTCAACGTCATGGTGTCGCGCATCATGGGGTTCGTGCCGAATCTGGTCGGCACCATCGTGGTGTTCGGCATCGGTTTTCTGGTCGCGCGCATCGTGCGCCAGATCGTCACGGGCATGCTGCGTGCAGCCGGCTCCGAGAAGATGGCCGAGCGCATGGGGCTGACCACTTCGCTGGGCGAGGGCGGGCTGGCCGGACTGGTCGGCTCGATGGTCTTCGCCTTCATCATGCTGCCGGTGCTGGCTGCTTCCCTGGAGCCGCTCGGGCTGGACGCCGTGACCAAGCCGGTGAGCAACCTGCTCGACACCGTGATCGCGCTGATCCCGAAGGTCACCGCATCGGCCGTCATCGTGGCGGTCGCGGCGCTGATCGGGCGCGCCGTGGCGGGCATCACCACCGGCGTGCTGAGCGGCATGGGCTTCAACCGGCTCTCGCAGCACCTCGGGCTGGGCGAGATGGGACGCGCGGGCGCGCGCACCCCGTCGGAGCTGGCCGGCTCGGTGGTCATGTTCGCGATCGTGATCGTGGCGGTGATGCAGGCCTGCGAGGTGCTGGGCTTCGCGATCCTGACCACGCTGGTGGCGAATCTGGGTGCCGTGATGGCCGGAGTGGCCGTCGCCGGGGTCGTGATGATCGGCGGGCTCTGGCTGTCGAACTGGGTCGCCGGGCTGATCCGCGCGGGTTCGGCGGTGAATGCGCCCGCGCTGGCGAATCTGGTGCGCGGTGCGATCCTGTTCTTCACGGCCGCGCTGGCGCTGCGCCAGGCGGGGCTGCCGGGCGACATCGTCGGCATCGCCTTCGGCTCGGTGGTGGGGGCGATCGCGGTGGGTGTGGCCGTCGCTGTTGGTGTGGGCGGTCGCCATGTGGCGGGTCGTCTGCTGGAAGAGGCCGTGCAGGCCCTGCGCACCGAGCCGCCGCCGTCGGACGCGCCGCCCATCCGGTTCCCGGACTGA
- a CDS encoding GAF domain-containing sensor histidine kinase, which yields MWVRLRRRYFDSRPLVWQFAVATLLPALLVAAVLHWGLQGAPDVVGAVLATAGLSTVVSVLLAHRVGRSLRQLVAATRMVRRSRPLDDVNLPLQTGSAELQRASAGLRRLIEVWRRRQRALIAQTETLGRRLELRTHELSTLQDLSIGLASKTELHELVAEALGALEQTMAYTSASVWSRTARDEGGQVVLMGYRQNDDAAGQSPAEDLTGMRLSRSNLQHYEYIEREGAPIVENRVRQSLLSWLWSWLSDDARTSGLYRGTKAWMAVPLKSREAVMGVLRVDHEEPDFFDAERVRLLTAVGSQTGLAMRHAQLLAQQKDQAVVAERNRIARDLHDAVSQTLFAANVIAGTLGRLASRLAEGDAAAAVLQQQAEALERLNKGALAEMRLLMFELRPDALQHLPLAELLQHAIDALASRGTIEVSQRLARDDRLPGASRVHIYRIAQEALSNIGRHSGASHAVVEWIVPEHGAGGRLRIADDGHGFDPGASPPGHFGLGNMAERAAEIGATWNITSGPDEGTEIRLELP from the coding sequence ATGTGGGTCCGACTGCGCCGCCGCTATTTCGACAGCCGCCCGCTGGTGTGGCAGTTCGCGGTGGCCACCCTGCTGCCTGCGCTGCTGGTGGCTGCCGTGCTGCACTGGGGGCTGCAGGGGGCGCCGGACGTGGTCGGTGCCGTTCTGGCCACGGCGGGTCTGTCGACCGTGGTCAGCGTGCTGCTGGCCCACCGCGTGGGGCGTTCGCTGCGGCAACTCGTCGCGGCCACCCGGATGGTGCGCCGCAGCCGGCCGCTCGATGACGTGAACCTGCCGCTGCAGACGGGCAGCGCCGAGTTGCAGCGGGCCAGCGCGGGTCTGCGCCGGCTGATCGAGGTCTGGCGTCGGCGCCAGCGCGCGCTGATCGCGCAGACCGAGACCCTGGGCCGGCGGCTGGAGTTGCGCACGCATGAACTCTCCACCCTGCAGGACCTCTCGATCGGACTGGCCAGCAAGACGGAGCTGCATGAACTGGTCGCCGAGGCGCTGGGCGCGCTGGAGCAGACCATGGCCTACACCAGCGCCTCGGTCTGGTCGCGCACGGCGCGTGACGAGGGCGGGCAGGTCGTGCTGATGGGCTACCGCCAGAATGACGACGCCGCCGGGCAGTCGCCCGCCGAGGACCTGACCGGCATGCGCCTGTCGCGATCGAACCTGCAGCATTACGAGTACATCGAACGGGAAGGGGCCCCCATCGTCGAGAACCGCGTGCGGCAGAGCCTGCTGTCCTGGCTGTGGTCCTGGTTGTCGGACGATGCGCGCACCTCGGGGCTGTACCGGGGGACGAAGGCGTGGATGGCGGTGCCGCTGAAATCGCGCGAGGCGGTGATGGGCGTGCTGCGGGTCGACCACGAGGAGCCGGACTTCTTCGACGCCGAGCGGGTGCGCCTGCTCACGGCGGTCGGCAGCCAGACCGGGCTGGCCATGCGCCACGCGCAGCTGCTGGCCCAGCAGAAGGACCAGGCCGTCGTGGCCGAGCGCAACCGCATCGCCCGCGATCTGCACGACGCGGTGTCGCAGACCCTGTTCGCGGCCAACGTGATCGCCGGCACGCTGGGCCGGCTGGCGTCCCGGCTGGCCGAAGGCGACGCGGCGGCGGCCGTGCTGCAGCAGCAGGCCGAGGCCCTGGAGCGGCTCAACAAGGGCGCGCTGGCCGAGATGCGGCTGCTGATGTTCGAGCTGCGCCCCGATGCGCTGCAGCACCTGCCGCTGGCGGAGCTGCTCCAGCACGCCATCGACGCGCTGGCCAGCCGCGGCACGATCGAGGTCTCGCAGCGCCTGGCGCGCGACGACCGCCTGCCCGGTGCCAGCCGCGTCCACATCTACCGCATCGCCCAGGAGGCGCTGTCCAACATCGGCCGCCACAGCGGTGCGAGCCATGCCGTGGTCGAGTGGATCGTGCCCGAGCACGGCGCCGGCGGACGGCTGCGCATCGCCGATGACGGGCATGGATTCGACCCCGGTGCATCGCCACCGGGCCACTTCGGTCTCGGCAACATGGCCGAGCGGGCGGCCGAGATCGGCGCGACCTGGAACATCACCTCGGGACCGGACGAGGGCACCGAAATCCGGCTGGAGCTGCCATGA
- a CDS encoding response regulator, producing the protein MNDPQATRISVFIVDDHPMIRAGLVGMITGENDFLCVGEAGHGADAVRMIPALQPDVVLMDLLMPQMDGIEAIRQLRPLAPQTRFLILTSLTEPGEVQRALAAGAVGYLTKTASAHELVNTIRAAYGGRRVLSPEATEALISVSQNTAPGADLTQRERELLALVARGLSNQDISDQLHIALPTVKFHITNILSKLGVGNRTEAVLIALRHKLVPPN; encoded by the coding sequence ATGAACGATCCCCAAGCGACGCGCATCAGCGTCTTCATCGTCGATGACCATCCGATGATCCGCGCCGGTCTGGTGGGGATGATCACCGGCGAGAACGATTTCCTCTGCGTGGGCGAAGCAGGGCACGGCGCGGATGCCGTGCGGATGATCCCGGCGCTGCAGCCGGACGTCGTGCTGATGGACCTGCTGATGCCGCAGATGGACGGCATCGAGGCCATCCGGCAACTGCGCCCGCTGGCACCTCAGACGCGCTTCCTGATCCTCACCAGCCTGACCGAACCGGGCGAGGTGCAGCGGGCGCTGGCCGCGGGGGCCGTGGGCTACCTCACCAAGACCGCGTCGGCGCACGAACTGGTCAACACGATCCGCGCGGCCTACGGGGGCCGGCGTGTGCTGTCGCCCGAAGCCACCGAGGCGTTGATCAGCGTGTCGCAGAACACGGCCCCCGGCGCTGACCTGACCCAGCGCGAGCGCGAGCTGCTGGCGCTGGTGGCCCGCGGCCTGAGCAACCAGGACATCTCGGACCAGCTGCACATCGCGCTGCCGACCGTCAAGTTCCACATCACCAACATCCTCAGCAAGCTGGGCGTGGGCAACCGCACCGAAGCCGTGCTCATCGCCTTGCGCCACAAGCTGGTGCCGCCGAACTGA
- a CDS encoding DUF481 domain-containing protein, whose product MNNFFALGLMSIAAFASSVAQAQTAAPATPTATLKTDGKLRAALGLGASFSSGNSRTSNVSLTAHGVRATEQDKATVYGSALYARAAGVTSAEQLRAGGRYDYNLGTDTFAFGTADLERDKLANLSLRGVFGAGAGLHVIKTPATTFDVYGGLAYNADKYVAATVIDGQSRSSYGYAALLLGEELQHRLSDTTSAWQRLTVYPNLRNRGEFRASFASGLSVAMSSVMNLNVGLGYAFNSDPGVGRKKGDTLLTTGVSVKFD is encoded by the coding sequence ATGAACAACTTCTTCGCACTCGGCCTGATGTCCATCGCGGCCTTCGCCTCCAGCGTGGCACAGGCCCAGACCGCCGCGCCGGCCACTCCGACCGCCACGCTGAAGACGGATGGCAAGCTGCGCGCAGCCCTCGGTCTCGGCGCGAGCTTCTCGTCCGGCAACAGCCGCACGTCCAACGTCTCGCTGACTGCGCACGGCGTGCGGGCGACGGAGCAGGACAAGGCGACGGTCTATGGCTCGGCGCTGTATGCGCGTGCTGCGGGCGTGACCTCGGCCGAGCAGTTGCGTGCAGGTGGCCGCTACGACTACAACCTGGGCACCGACACCTTCGCGTTCGGCACCGCCGACCTGGAGCGTGACAAGCTCGCCAACCTGTCGCTGCGTGGCGTGTTCGGCGCCGGTGCCGGTCTGCACGTGATCAAGACCCCGGCCACCACGTTCGACGTCTACGGCGGTCTGGCCTACAACGCCGACAAGTACGTGGCCGCCACCGTCATCGACGGGCAGTCGCGCTCGTCCTATGGCTACGCCGCACTGCTGCTGGGCGAAGAGTTGCAGCACCGCCTGTCGGACACGACCAGTGCCTGGCAGCGCCTGACGGTCTACCCGAACCTGCGCAACCGCGGCGAGTTCCGCGCCAGCTTCGCGTCGGGGCTGTCGGTGGCGATGTCCAGCGTGATGAACCTGAATGTCGGCCTGGGCTATGCCTTCAACTCCGACCCGGGCGTCGGCCGCAAGAAGGGTGACACGCTGCTGACCACGGGCGTGTCGGTCAAGTTCGACTGA
- the parC gene encoding DNA topoisomerase IV subunit A: MDQTTIDFSSAPAGNPGSGDDALTLAHYAERAYLEYALSVVKGRALPDVCDGQKPVQRRILYAMQRMGLTTSRSSSGQTSGARPVKSARVVGDVLGRYHPHGDTAAYDALVRMAQDFALRYPLIDGQGNFGSRDGDGAAAMRYTEARLAPISRLLLDEIDEGTVEFIPNYDGSTEEPRQLPARLPFVLLNGASGIAVGLATEIPSHNLREVSAAVVALLRDEHLSDDALHALLPGPDYPGGGQLISSESDIRDAYRTGRGTLKMRARWKIEDLARGQWQLVVTELPPGASSQRVLEEIEELTNPKVKTGKKALTPEQVQLKTTVLSVLDGVRDESSKDAAVRLVFEPKSRAIDQQELITTLLAHTSLESSAPVNLTMVGADGRPTQKSLRQMLSEWIGFRLATVRRRTEHRLARVLDRIHILEGRQTVLLNIDEVIRIIRESDEPKAALIARFRLSDRQAEDILEIRLRQLARLEAIKIEQELSELRGEQGKLEDILGNASSLRRLVIREIEADTKQFGDDRRTLIQAEKKAVAEVKVIDEPVTVVVSQKGWVRARTGHGHDAAGFAFKAGDGLYGTFECRTVDPLIVCGSNGRVYSVPVSALPGARGDGAPITSLIEMESGTQILHYLAGPADRMLLLAHSGGTGLLARLGDLVTRQKGGKSYLTLEVGEQWFPPVTVEPSHTQVACLAGGGRLLVFGLGELKHQPNGGRGLTLMEVEAADPLLMAVPFATGLRVRGVGRGAKARDEDLRPAALAAHVGRRARKGRVIDTTMKVQCVTAL, translated from the coding sequence ATGGACCAGACCACGATCGATTTCTCTTCCGCTCCCGCCGGCAACCCCGGCTCCGGCGATGACGCCCTGACGCTCGCGCACTACGCCGAGCGTGCCTATCTGGAATACGCGCTCAGCGTCGTCAAGGGCCGGGCACTGCCCGATGTCTGCGACGGCCAGAAGCCGGTGCAGCGCCGCATCCTCTACGCGATGCAGCGCATGGGCCTGACCACCTCGCGCAGCAGCAGCGGCCAGACCAGCGGCGCGCGCCCTGTCAAGAGCGCCCGCGTCGTCGGCGACGTGCTCGGCCGCTACCACCCGCATGGCGACACCGCCGCCTACGACGCGCTGGTCCGCATGGCGCAGGACTTCGCGCTGCGCTACCCGCTGATCGACGGCCAGGGCAACTTCGGCTCGCGCGACGGCGACGGCGCCGCGGCCATGCGCTACACCGAGGCGCGGCTGGCGCCGATCTCCCGCCTGCTGCTCGACGAGATCGACGAGGGCACGGTCGAGTTCATCCCCAACTACGACGGCTCGACCGAGGAGCCGCGCCAGCTGCCGGCCCGCCTGCCGTTCGTGCTGCTCAACGGCGCGTCCGGCATCGCCGTGGGTCTGGCCACCGAGATCCCGAGCCACAACCTGCGTGAGGTCTCGGCCGCCGTGGTCGCGCTGCTCCGCGACGAGCACCTGAGCGACGACGCGCTGCACGCGCTGCTGCCGGGACCGGACTACCCCGGCGGCGGCCAGCTCATCAGCAGCGAGAGCGACATCCGCGACGCCTACCGCACCGGCCGCGGCACGCTGAAGATGCGGGCCCGCTGGAAGATCGAGGATCTGGCGCGCGGCCAGTGGCAGCTGGTCGTCACCGAACTGCCGCCGGGCGCCAGCAGCCAGCGCGTGCTCGAAGAGATCGAGGAGCTGACCAACCCGAAGGTCAAGACCGGCAAGAAGGCGCTCACCCCCGAGCAAGTGCAGCTCAAGACCACGGTGCTGTCCGTGCTCGACGGCGTGCGCGACGAGTCGAGCAAGGACGCGGCCGTGCGGCTGGTGTTCGAGCCCAAGAGCCGCGCCATCGACCAGCAGGAGCTGATCACCACGCTGCTGGCGCACACCAGCCTCGAAAGCTCCGCCCCGGTCAACCTCACCATGGTCGGCGCCGACGGCCGCCCGACGCAGAAGAGCCTGCGCCAGATGCTCAGCGAGTGGATCGGCTTCCGGCTGGCCACCGTGCGCCGCCGCACCGAGCACCGGCTGGCCCGCGTGCTCGACCGCATCCACATCCTCGAAGGGCGGCAGACGGTGCTGCTCAACATCGACGAGGTGATCCGCATCATCCGCGAGAGCGACGAGCCCAAGGCGGCGCTGATCGCGCGCTTTCGTCTGAGCGACCGGCAGGCCGAGGACATCCTGGAGATCCGCCTGCGCCAGCTCGCCCGGCTGGAGGCGATCAAGATCGAGCAGGAGCTGTCGGAGCTGCGCGGCGAGCAGGGCAAACTGGAGGACATCCTCGGCAACGCCAGTTCCTTGCGCCGGCTGGTGATCCGCGAGATCGAGGCCGACACGAAGCAGTTCGGCGACGACCGCCGCACGCTGATCCAGGCCGAGAAGAAGGCGGTCGCCGAGGTGAAGGTCATCGACGAGCCGGTGACGGTGGTGGTGAGCCAGAAGGGCTGGGTCCGCGCACGCACTGGCCACGGCCACGACGCGGCCGGCTTCGCGTTCAAGGCGGGCGACGGGCTGTACGGCACCTTCGAGTGCCGCACCGTCGATCCGCTGATCGTCTGCGGCAGCAACGGGCGGGTCTACTCGGTGCCGGTCAGCGCGCTGCCGGGTGCGCGCGGGGATGGTGCGCCGATCACCTCGCTGATCGAGATGGAGTCGGGCACGCAGATCCTGCATTACCTGGCGGGTCCGGCCGACCGGATGCTGCTGCTGGCCCACAGCGGCGGCACCGGCCTGCTGGCCAGACTCGGTGACCTCGTGACGCGGCAGAAGGGCGGCAAGAGCTACCTGACGCTGGAGGTCGGCGAGCAGTGGTTCCCGCCAGTGACGGTGGAGCCATCGCACACGCAGGTGGCCTGCCTGGCGGGCGGCGGGCGGCTGCTGGTGTTTGGCCTGGGTGAACTCAAGCACCAGCCCAACGGCGGACGCGGGCTGACGCTGATGGAGGTCGAGGCCGCCGATCCGCTGCTGATGGCGGTGCCCTTCGCGACCGGGCTGCGGGTCCGTGGTGTCGGGCGCGGGGCCAAGGCCCGCGACGAGGATCTGCGGCCCGCGGCGCTGGCGGCCCATGTCGGCCGGCGGGCGCGCAAGGGGCGCGTGATCGACACGACCATGAAGGTCCAGTGCGTCACCGCCCTTTGA